The following proteins are encoded in a genomic region of Vanessa cardui chromosome W, ilVanCard2.1, whole genome shotgun sequence:
- the LOC124542571 gene encoding uncharacterized protein LOC124542571 has protein sequence MNDMKEKSVNECWNEMVRFMTKVAKDVFGESKGKGLIDRDTWWWNDEIQNVLKEKKVVFKEWQVLKNVNVSLKDEKKDVYKEFKGRAKKAVAVARAKAQQRLYNSLDSPRCQKELYRITKERERRSRDITYIKCMKDEAYDIPVEVWKVLKSEGCMWLTLFFNKLLHEETIPQEWCSSSLVPIFKNKGDLQDCNNYRGIKLMSHTMKVGVGGTMYAIFALRQLCEKYRRAHKNLHMVFIDLEKAYDRVPRDPVLTFDRLPATPTGSMWMAYKRCQTKLIRREVNKEILRSAASRRSGRAKENNRGMVTSMEK, from the exons ATGAATGATATGAAAGAGAAATCGGTAAATGAATGTTGGAATGAGATGGTCAGGTTCATGACGAAGGTCGCAAAAGATGTGTTCGGAGAATCGAAAGGAAAAGGTTTGATAGATAGGGATACATGGTGGTGGAATGACGAAATCCAAAATGTACTGAAAGAGAAGAAAGTGGTATTTAAAGAATGGCAGGTTTTAAAAAATGTGAATGTAAGTTTGAAAGATGAAAAGAAGGATGTTTATAAGGAATTTAAGGGGAGAGCAAAGAAGGCGGTAGCAGTTGCCAGAGCCAAGGCACAGCAGAGGTTGTACAATTCACTTGATAGTCCTAGATGCCAGAAAGAACTCTACCGAATTacgaaagagagagaaagacgATCGAGAGATATCACATATATCAAATGCATGAAAGATGAGgctt ATGATATACCAGTTGAAGTATGGAAGGTGCTAAAGAGTGAAGGGTGTATGTGGTTGACTTTATTCTTCAATAAGTTGTTGCATGAAGAAACCATCCCACAAGAATGGTGCAGTAGTTCACTAGTgcccatcttcaaaaataaaggggATTTACAGGATTGCAACAACTATAGAGGGATAAAGCTCATGTcacatactatgaaa GTAGGAGTAGGAGGGACAATGTACGCCATTTTTGCACTTCGTCAATTGTGCGAGAAGTACAGACGTGCTCACAAGAACCTGCACATGGTGTTCATTGATCTCGAAAAAGCCTATGATAGGGTGCCTC GGGATCCTGTACTTACGTTCGATCGTCTGCCGGCAACACCGACCGGTTCAATGTGGAT gGCATATAAAAGATGCCAGACAAAACTGATAAGAAGAGAGGTGAATAAAGAAATCCTGAGATCTGCAGCTTCAAGAAGATCGGGGCGCGCCAAAGAGAACAATCGCGGCATGGTGACGAGTATGGAGAAGTGA